The proteins below are encoded in one region of Sulfolobus islandicus Y.N.15.51:
- a CDS encoding IclR family transcriptional regulator, protein MSIKILDDRDTIILEFLVIYGYLTSYKLAIISDIPMATVWRILVNLKSLSLVTKQKKGFTITPRGLVFAYYLTKKDNIRLQALQKLKESWKYDGSVNEIRSFLDALNQFLKKYEISLISVCFNHPLSVISLMLPKAKELDEFSQRLLARFILKAFPTVVLPTGCKAIISFDEKGEPYALAADCKDEGVHIFHKCPYINKYFSVEVKPR, encoded by the coding sequence ATGAGTATCAAAATCCTCGATGATAGGGATACCATAATATTAGAATTCTTAGTAATATATGGATATCTAACTTCTTATAAATTAGCTATAATCTCAGATATTCCAATGGCTACAGTATGGCGTATACTAGTTAACTTAAAATCCTTAAGTCTAGTGACAAAACAAAAGAAGGGATTTACAATTACTCCACGTGGCTTAGTATTTGCATATTATTTAACAAAGAAAGATAATATACGCTTACAAGCTCTTCAAAAGCTTAAAGAATCATGGAAGTATGACGGTTCCGTGAATGAGATTAGATCATTTTTAGATGCGTTGAATCAATTTTTGAAAAAATATGAAATTTCGCTAATAAGTGTTTGTTTTAACCATCCGCTTTCCGTGATAAGCCTTATGTTACCCAAGGCAAAGGAATTAGATGAGTTTAGTCAACGTTTACTAGCTAGATTCATATTGAAAGCATTTCCAACAGTCGTTCTTCCTACAGGATGCAAGGCTATCATAAGCTTTGACGAAAAAGGTGAACCTTATGCACTAGCTGCAGATTGTAAAGATGAGGGAGTACACATATTCCATAAGTGCCCCTATATAAATAAATACTTTAGTGTAGAGGTTAAACCAAGGTGA
- a CDS encoding HAD family hydrolase produces MIPYIIDLDAIFDLSSIEIYRIITSSLSNVRYYPPKDLLKTVIGDLDISKFKPYPDSQYLEELNYRARIYVVTNLPKIDAKSLLLRHNIDTFVQDVITPEDTNKYFPSKEVLMFISRKANSPLGSITFITPHIDYAIPISNMGARTILIRNLISLPKDIKVEIRKNLIELAEITAQHKMESGMGDSALRC; encoded by the coding sequence ATGATACCATACATTATTGACTTAGATGCAATCTTCGATCTATCCTCTATTGAAATCTATAGAATAATCACTTCATCCCTCTCAAATGTAAGATACTATCCACCTAAGGATTTGCTGAAGACAGTAATAGGAGATCTCGATATTTCTAAATTTAAACCCTACCCTGACTCACAGTATCTAGAAGAGTTAAATTATAGGGCTAGAATTTACGTTGTAACTAACTTACCTAAAATAGACGCTAAATCACTTCTTTTAAGACATAACATAGATACATTCGTACAAGACGTAATAACACCAGAGGACACTAATAAATACTTTCCCTCAAAAGAGGTCTTAATGTTCATATCTAGAAAAGCTAATTCACCATTAGGCTCAATTACTTTCATTACTCCCCATATAGATTACGCTATTCCTATAAGCAACATGGGTGCGAGAACTATTTTAATTCGTAACTTAATATCATTGCCCAAAGACATAAAGGTAGAGATAAGGAAGAATCTAATTGAGTTGGCTGAGATTACAGCACAACATAAGATGGAGTCTGGAATGGGGGATTCAGCGTTGCGGTGTTAG
- a CDS encoding 4Fe-4S dicluster domain-containing protein translates to MSSPQNTTTPQIKLDIRQGGVQHAPPFSLKANYAIITDLNKCFGCGGCQMSCKEWNTSGMFGPIPDLNPYGELDVMFWLRVLYVEVGTYPQTKVYNIPINCFHCVNAPCTEVCPVGATFKRTEDGIVLVDYNECIGTKYCIYACPYGNRFFDYVEGVTKKCTHCFDRIYDPTLPPEERIPACIHGCMVQARIWANILDPTDPGTILFYDKGGFVMGPETGAQPASGYLPWRSKYAESDVQLLSEAEYYNVWTANGVVQLGAQGNNSTYTEGNGSNSNSSS, encoded by the coding sequence ATGTCTTCTCCCCAAAATACGACCACACCCCAAATTAAATTAGATATAAGACAAGGTGGGGTTCAACATGCTCCACCGTTCAGCTTAAAGGCAAACTACGCCATAATAACTGACCTAAACAAGTGTTTCGGATGTGGAGGCTGCCAAATGTCATGTAAGGAATGGAACACATCTGGAATGTTTGGACCAATACCAGATCTAAATCCTTACGGAGAATTAGACGTTATGTTCTGGTTAAGAGTACTATATGTAGAAGTGGGGACATACCCCCAGACTAAGGTTTACAATATACCAATAAACTGTTTCCACTGTGTAAATGCGCCTTGTACTGAAGTTTGCCCAGTAGGCGCTACATTCAAGAGGACTGAAGATGGTATAGTTTTAGTTGACTATAACGAATGCATAGGGACTAAGTACTGTATTTACGCATGTCCTTATGGGAACAGATTCTTCGATTATGTAGAGGGAGTTACGAAGAAGTGCACCCATTGCTTCGATAGGATTTATGATCCTACGTTACCTCCAGAAGAGAGAATACCAGCGTGTATTCACGGGTGTATGGTTCAAGCGAGAATTTGGGCTAATATCTTAGACCCAACTGATCCTGGTACAATCCTGTTCTACGATAAAGGAGGATTTGTAATGGGACCTGAAACTGGAGCACAGCCTGCTAGTGGCTATTTACCATGGCGTAGCAAATACGCTGAAAGTGATGTCCAATTACTTAGTGAGGCTGAGTACTATAACGTATGGACCGCTAACGGCGTTGTACAACTTGGAGCTCAAGGGAACAACTCTACATATACTGAAGGTAATGGCTCAAATTCTAATTCAAGTTCATAA
- a CDS encoding 4Fe-4S binding protein encodes MLNAGLIVSKKAREIIGDEILKKVFEEAKLPYVAEMGDYIIDDVKNNELKALLVVSENGRERWMEDIDQKLGISPLAILIIPPSWFKDKSKKYVFTLLTAYSLRIELMDLAYRVQPTPTSSVSRRSLLKLKTCEYKPYPVLFDEVHAEREINRAIESCPQGLIVKAPEGPSVGYPERCSVCGYCSASSYLGYLEIPTATTDQVVSFINVIVRYYEDKQAALLFTDSIIDEVPEGIFPFLMPCTAGVHDSFVLASYAAGITPIVHVSSKCGSRDIALKRLDELPSHFPGTSFTISKAKDDEELKRTLLSIKLTQLSRSEIPLDVILQRSRRRALLIWSIEEMSKKVKLNEDDVVPEVYNVEVDPNKCVLCGVCVRACQMLVPELKGNNTLELSYNIPYCIGSQRCVRNCPEKAVVVTGFAKISNLKKKVVNKAEVAKCRFCGKPLGSEKIKTKVDTLLIQYGFAGTAQYTDVCNECKQKILTKIWLEKLLSGKK; translated from the coding sequence ATGTTAAACGCTGGATTAATAGTATCGAAAAAAGCTAGGGAGATAATAGGGGATGAGATACTAAAGAAGGTTTTTGAAGAGGCTAAACTACCTTATGTTGCTGAGATGGGTGATTACATAATAGATGACGTTAAGAATAATGAGCTAAAAGCTTTGTTAGTAGTTAGTGAAAATGGAAGAGAAAGATGGATGGAGGATATAGATCAGAAGTTGGGGATTTCGCCATTAGCTATTCTTATAATACCTCCGAGCTGGTTTAAAGATAAGAGTAAGAAGTACGTTTTTACCTTACTTACGGCATATTCTTTGAGAATAGAATTAATGGATTTAGCTTATAGAGTTCAACCTACTCCCACTTCCTCGGTCTCCAGAAGATCATTGCTTAAATTGAAAACATGCGAATACAAACCATACCCAGTACTATTCGATGAAGTTCATGCAGAAAGGGAAATAAATAGAGCGATTGAGTCTTGCCCTCAAGGGTTAATAGTTAAAGCTCCAGAAGGTCCATCAGTGGGTTATCCAGAGAGATGCAGCGTATGTGGTTATTGCTCCGCGAGTTCATACTTAGGGTATCTTGAAATTCCAACAGCGACTACGGATCAAGTAGTGAGTTTCATTAATGTAATAGTTAGATACTATGAGGATAAACAAGCTGCATTATTGTTTACAGACTCAATAATAGACGAGGTACCAGAAGGCATATTCCCATTCTTAATGCCTTGTACTGCAGGAGTTCACGACTCCTTCGTTCTTGCATCATATGCCGCTGGAATAACTCCTATAGTTCACGTTTCATCAAAATGTGGAAGTAGGGATATTGCGTTAAAGAGATTAGACGAATTACCATCTCATTTTCCCGGTACTAGTTTCACCATTAGTAAGGCTAAAGATGACGAGGAGCTTAAAAGGACACTCCTCTCTATTAAGCTGACACAACTTAGTAGATCCGAAATACCCCTAGACGTTATTTTACAGCGTAGTAGGAGAAGAGCGCTCCTAATATGGTCCATAGAAGAAATGTCGAAAAAGGTTAAATTAAACGAAGATGATGTTGTCCCAGAAGTTTATAACGTAGAAGTGGATCCAAACAAATGCGTATTATGTGGAGTGTGTGTAAGGGCTTGTCAAATGTTAGTTCCCGAGTTAAAGGGTAATAATACTTTAGAGTTAAGCTATAATATACCTTATTGTATTGGTTCACAACGATGTGTTAGGAATTGCCCAGAGAAAGCCGTAGTTGTAACTGGTTTCGCCAAGATTTCTAACCTTAAAAAGAAAGTTGTAAATAAGGCAGAGGTGGCCAAGTGTAGATTTTGTGGAAAACCATTGGGTTCAGAGAAGATCAAGACTAAGGTTGATACTCTACTAATACAATATGGATTCGCTGGAACTGCACAGTATACTGATGTCTGCAATGAATGTAAGCAAAAAATATTAACTAAGATCTGGTTGGAGAAATTGTTGAGTGGTAAGAAATGA
- a CDS encoding tetratricopeptide repeat protein produces the protein MEDVIKQAEELLEKGRYNEVLKVLENFESVEVYLLRAEAYLRMSNSKAALVELDKGVQTFPFSYAILSAKAEVLENEGRLEEALENINKALEILPFSSEYRFIKARILFKLERYEEANIELTEVSRLNPNNVDARVMKAFCYYNMGLKLDALSEINRALNVKKEDSSLHELKGKIYFETGFYKLALSEFKIAAHYDPNNPDHYYNAAACYYNLKMYNDALTYMDLALSKGEKANYHILKALILKELNMEFSQEVEEAIKLDPSIKSIIENLFKK, from the coding sequence GTGGAGGATGTCATTAAGCAGGCTGAAGAACTATTGGAAAAAGGTAGGTATAACGAGGTTTTGAAAGTCTTAGAGAACTTTGAAAGTGTAGAAGTATACTTGCTTAGAGCTGAAGCCTATTTAAGAATGAGCAATTCAAAAGCGGCTTTAGTAGAATTAGATAAGGGTGTTCAAACTTTTCCTTTCAGTTATGCAATATTGTCAGCTAAGGCTGAGGTTTTGGAGAATGAAGGAAGATTAGAAGAGGCATTAGAAAACATAAATAAGGCGTTGGAAATTTTGCCCTTTTCCTCAGAATATCGATTCATAAAGGCTAGGATATTGTTTAAGTTGGAAAGGTATGAAGAAGCTAATATAGAGTTAACTGAAGTCTCAAGACTAAATCCAAATAATGTTGACGCTAGGGTCATGAAAGCGTTTTGCTACTACAATATGGGATTAAAGTTAGACGCCTTATCAGAAATTAATCGTGCATTAAATGTTAAGAAAGAGGATTCATCCCTTCACGAGCTAAAGGGTAAAATATACTTTGAGACTGGATTTTATAAACTAGCCTTAAGCGAATTTAAGATAGCTGCCCATTACGATCCTAATAATCCAGATCATTATTACAATGCTGCAGCTTGCTACTACAACTTGAAAATGTATAACGACGCTTTAACATACATGGATTTAGCCTTATCAAAGGGTGAGAAAGCTAATTACCATATACTAAAGGCACTAATACTTAAAGAACTTAACATGGAGTTCTCCCAAGAAGTAGAGGAGGCCATTAAGTTAGATCCATCCATTAAATCAATTATAGAAAATCTTTTCAAGAAATAG
- a CDS encoding DUF2299 domain-containing protein → MVSDTELFSWFKELGMKVEQIKSGDLYFHFTVAPPMGGLPVSVIRPRQDSTYYIVAVLLELDQEKLKNSSRLVEQIKKELLRMNVEFFFTPNDKEPKSIQVARLMFTDGLTKNEALNNVTLVKNSALLVLQLLNES, encoded by the coding sequence ATGGTTAGTGATACTGAATTATTCAGTTGGTTTAAAGAGCTTGGGATGAAGGTAGAGCAAATTAAAAGTGGTGACTTATATTTTCACTTTACAGTAGCACCTCCAATGGGCGGTCTTCCAGTGTCTGTTATAAGACCTAGACAAGATTCAACATACTACATAGTGGCTGTATTACTAGAGTTAGATCAAGAGAAATTAAAAAACAGTTCAAGATTAGTTGAACAAATTAAGAAAGAGTTATTGAGAATGAATGTAGAATTTTTCTTCACTCCTAATGATAAGGAACCGAAGTCAATTCAAGTGGCTAGGCTAATGTTTACAGATGGATTAACTAAAAACGAAGCCTTAAATAACGTAACTCTGGTTAAGAACTCGGCCTTATTAGTATTACAGCTTTTAAATGAAAGTTGA
- a CDS encoding alcohol dehydrogenase catalytic domain-containing protein, with the protein MKALVFDKNGIENLKFTDYKDPEIGNHEVLIRVKLAGVNPVDYYTVERLKANPIPHIPGVEFSGEVAKVGDHVKSLSVGDRVTIYGRIFDGTCDMCMTGYETVCRNGGRIGVDANGGWAEYIAVEEKYVFKLPNEYTWEMGSSLTVAALTAYHALKEAELRPSQTLVIFGASGNTGMFLVQLGKKFGAKVIAVSRKSWLREYGADFVVDYNEVEEKVKEITNAKMADVVVNSLGEQLWDKSFSVVGIRGKLVTFGTLLGGNVKVDLSQLYSKHISILGVNRGNRKDFVELLDICKDCKVKTWKIFKLEEGKQALKELFSKERDGRIFLSP; encoded by the coding sequence ATGAAGGCTCTCGTATTTGATAAGAACGGAATAGAAAACCTAAAGTTTACAGATTATAAAGACCCAGAAATAGGTAACCATGAAGTATTAATAAGAGTGAAACTGGCAGGCGTAAATCCAGTTGACTATTATACTGTTGAGAGACTAAAAGCGAACCCGATACCACATATACCCGGAGTTGAATTTAGCGGGGAGGTAGCTAAGGTTGGAGATCATGTTAAAAGTTTAAGTGTAGGCGACAGAGTTACAATTTATGGTAGAATATTTGACGGAACTTGTGACATGTGCATGACTGGATATGAAACAGTCTGTAGAAATGGTGGAAGAATAGGAGTTGACGCTAATGGTGGATGGGCTGAGTATATTGCAGTTGAAGAGAAGTATGTGTTTAAGTTACCAAATGAATATACGTGGGAAATGGGATCGAGCTTGACTGTAGCTGCTTTAACAGCTTATCATGCATTAAAGGAAGCAGAATTGAGGCCATCACAAACGCTGGTTATATTTGGGGCATCTGGAAATACTGGAATGTTTTTGGTACAATTGGGTAAGAAGTTTGGGGCAAAAGTAATAGCTGTATCAAGAAAGAGTTGGTTAAGGGAATATGGAGCCGATTTTGTAGTTGATTATAATGAAGTAGAGGAAAAGGTGAAGGAAATTACAAATGCTAAGATGGCTGACGTAGTTGTCAATTCCTTAGGAGAACAACTTTGGGATAAGAGCTTTTCAGTTGTAGGGATTAGGGGTAAGTTAGTCACCTTTGGAACATTGTTAGGTGGCAATGTGAAGGTTGATTTAAGTCAGTTATATAGCAAACACATTAGTATTCTAGGTGTTAATAGGGGTAATAGGAAGGACTTTGTAGAATTATTAGACATTTGTAAGGATTGTAAAGTAAAGACATGGAAGATATTTAAGTTAGAGGAGGGTAAACAAGCTCTGAAAGAACTTTTCTCTAAAGAGAGGGATGGTAGAATTTTCCTATCTCCTTAA
- a CDS encoding TorD/DmsD family molecular chaperone yields MSVSVLLNVRHALYDLFADLFLYKFVEDEYKQLLEKIDVVDRELDKQLEEVMGIRATEIKRVFSETKRSDYLLEYSTLFLSGFGVKPLLPVESKRLFQLMGEKVATFKYTDVIRFYKSKGIVMKFSSQFNPEPDHVSSIFAFMSLLIEEEYEHRSEGRDPFKIVQDEKNFTLTHIFSWIPDWINDVINDPRSNIYKIVCSELAKFLQFERKYLGVN; encoded by the coding sequence TTGTCAGTTTCCGTCTTGTTAAACGTTAGGCATGCGTTATACGATTTATTCGCGGATCTCTTCCTTTATAAGTTTGTAGAAGATGAGTATAAACAGCTCTTGGAGAAGATTGACGTAGTGGATAGAGAACTAGATAAACAATTGGAAGAGGTTATGGGGATAAGAGCTACTGAAATAAAAAGGGTTTTTAGTGAGACTAAAAGGTCAGATTATCTGTTGGAATACTCAACCTTATTCCTTTCTGGATTTGGAGTTAAACCCTTGTTGCCAGTGGAAAGTAAGAGATTATTTCAGCTTATGGGAGAGAAAGTTGCCACTTTCAAGTACACTGATGTTATTAGGTTCTACAAATCCAAGGGGATTGTTATGAAATTCTCATCCCAATTTAATCCTGAACCTGATCACGTTTCTTCTATTTTCGCATTCATGTCTTTGCTTATTGAGGAAGAGTATGAGCACAGAAGTGAAGGAAGAGATCCGTTTAAAATAGTACAAGATGAGAAGAATTTCACACTAACCCATATTTTCTCGTGGATTCCCGATTGGATCAATGACGTAATTAACGATCCGAGATCAAATATATACAAAATTGTATGTTCTGAATTGGCTAAGTTTCTTCAATTTGAGAGAAAATATTTAGGTGTAAATTAA
- a CDS encoding IS110 family RNA-guided transposase, which translates to MEAPVAGIDVSKDKLIMYFQGKLYEFPNDRQGFEEIRKILPKGCKVGIESTGVYHVNLAKYLNNEYDVRIINPFILKKFKGFRGKKSDKNDAKKLAEIVVSMGSGFTTSDARELTSQWDFVTRSIARVKNRLRRDLVLLGYRDSLSKKNLEEVLRGGDSIVLAEVRFLLEELERLKTRKREIEKELENVVSKDSLIFTIPGIGKTLGCIILARVGDVRRFSDKKRFVAYCGLDPLVESSGKSVVSRGISKRGDAVLRRAFYLAALTAIKVNPVIKRFYEEHKGRLKGKKLITACARKLAVITWAVLYYNKPFDASE; encoded by the coding sequence TTGGAGGCCCCAGTCGCAGGAATAGATGTATCAAAAGATAAATTAATTATGTATTTTCAAGGTAAACTCTACGAGTTTCCTAATGATAGGCAAGGGTTTGAGGAGATAAGGAAGATCTTGCCTAAGGGTTGCAAAGTGGGTATTGAGAGTACTGGAGTTTACCACGTTAACCTAGCAAAGTACTTGAATAATGAGTATGATGTTAGGATCATTAATCCCTTTATTCTCAAGAAGTTCAAGGGTTTTAGGGGTAAGAAGAGTGATAAGAATGATGCTAAAAAGCTTGCGGAAATAGTTGTAAGTATGGGTAGTGGGTTTACAACAAGTGATGCTAGGGAGTTGACTAGCCAGTGGGATTTTGTTACTAGGAGTATTGCTAGGGTTAAGAATAGGTTGAGGAGGGATTTGGTACTTTTAGGCTATAGGGATAGTTTGTCTAAGAAAAACTTGGAGGAGGTTTTGAGGGGTGGGGATAGTATTGTCTTGGCTGAGGTTAGGTTTCTTTTGGAGGAGCTTGAGAGGCTTAAAACTAGGAAGAGGGAGATTGAGAAGGAGCTTGAGAATGTTGTTTCCAAGGATAGTTTGATTTTCACTATTCCCGGTATTGGTAAAACCTTGGGTTGTATTATTTTGGCTAGGGTTGGTGATGTTAGGCGCTTTAGTGATAAGAAGAGGTTTGTTGCTTATTGTGGTCTCGACCCTCTTGTTGAGTCTAGTGGTAAGAGTGTTGTCTCAAGGGGTATATCCAAGAGGGGTGATGCTGTTTTGAGGAGGGCTTTTTATTTGGCAGCTTTGACTGCCATCAAGGTTAATCCTGTTATCAAGCGTTTTTATGAGGAGCACAAGGGTAGGTTAAAGGGTAAGAAGTTGATTACTGCTTGTGCAAGGAAATTGGCTGTTATTACTTGGGCTGTGCTGTATTATAATAAACCATTTGATGCTAGTGAGTAA